One genomic segment of Drosophila melanogaster chromosome 3R includes these proteins:
- the CG7432 gene encoding uncharacterized protein has translation MIGKMQTKVFLLCLVLSLGTFPTAQGQSDAGNDEEQPLHLTNDASFFQPHLHDRRLGRQLIEDLAESQSSASSVSSGSSQSGSAYEDDDDDVEGSSEYYDSDEEQSEGSNESLPRLLSQSTFNRISETLGALNHVGHMLVDITRGGQDQAKMEGAEKSEDTSQDNSQSGGSSSATASASSTTEVVPSSTSSPRGNSEQLPGVSDKLMDPLPITLSANSLLPAGKPANLSVIQVATKRIGMDDSAPMFVENKELKLKKKKKKNKNKQKVKKPSEEGVLVPVAQGAQQSQQKIKIPTTPRTTTTSTTTEAPITLTPLDQLAEASDEAGTGKDVENYCKTPSGRRGRCEDLSSCPALLLNLSSLRESLCFKSLYVPGVCCPISSSSTVLTTQKPLRLTTRPTTTTSTTKATQPTKKSTVRPTTRPTSGLVLIPQKKPPTTTTTTTTEVPLEPEGLDEIGNNIVDPDECGQQEYSTGRIVGGVEAPNGQWPWMAAIFLHGPKRTEFWCGGSLIGTKYILTAAHCTRDSRQKPFAARQFTVRLGDIDLSTDAEPSDPVTFAVKEVRTHERFSRIGFYNDIAILVLDKPVRKSKYVIPVCLPKGIRMPPKERLPGRRATVVGWGTTYYGGKESTSQRQAELPIWRNEDCDRSYFQPINENFICAGYSDGGVDACQGDSGGPLMMRYDSHWVQLGVVSFGNKCGEPGYPGVYTRVTEYLDWIRDHTRD, from the exons TACTTTCCTTGGGAACATTTCCGACCGCTCAGGGACAATCGGATGCCGGGAACGATGAGGAGCAACCACTCCATTTGACCAACGACG CGTCTTTCTTTCAGCCACATTTGCACGATCGACGACTGGGTCGCCAGTTGATCGAGGATCTCGCCGAGAGCCAGAGCTCGGCCAGCAGTgtcagcagcggcagcagtcAGTCCGGCTCCGCCTACgaggatgacgatgacgacgtCGAGGGTTCCAGTGAGTACTACGATAGCGACGAGGAACAGTCCGAGGGCAGCAACGAATCCCTGCCTCGTTTGCTCTCCCAATCCACCTTTAATCGCATCTCTGAGACCTTGGGAGCGCTCAACCATGTGGGGCACATGCTGGTGGACATAACTCGCGGTGGACAGGATCAGGCCAAAATGGAGGGGGCGGAGAAGAGTGAGGATACAAGCCAGGACAATAGTCAGTCGGGTGGATCGTCCAGCGCAACCGCAAGTGCTTCCAGCACCACCGAAGTGGTTCCCTCTTCCACATCCTCCCCACGAGGAAATTCCGAGCAACTGCCAGGAGTCTCAGACAAACTTATGGATCCTCTACCGATTACACTCTCTGCCAATAGTTTACTACCAGCTGGCAAGCCTGCGAATCTGAGTGTCATCCAAGTGGCAACTAAAAGAATCGGTATGGATGACTCTGCTCCCATGTTTGTGGAGAACAAGGAGCTGAAGctaaagaagaaaaagaagaagaataaGAACAAGCAGAAGGTCAAGAAGCCCAGTGAAGAAGGTGTCCTGGTTCCGGTAGCCCAGGGTGCTCAGCAATCGCAGCAGAAGATCAAGATACCCACTACTCCGCGCACCACAACTACGTCCACCACCACAGAGGCACCTATTACTCTGACCCCATTGGATCAGTTGGCAGAGGCTAGTGATGAGGCAGGAACCGGGAAAGATGTGGAAAACTACTGCAAAACGCCAAGTGGAAGGCGAGGACGTTGCGAGGATCTCAGCAGTTGTCCCGCTCTGCTGCTGAATCTCAGCAGCTTGAGAGAGTCCCTGTGCTTCAAGAGTCTCTATGTGCCGGGCGTGTGCTGCCCCATTTCCTCATCCTCCACTGTTTTGACCACTCAGAAACCTCTGAGGCTGACCACTCGTCCCACGAcgaccaccagcaccaccaagGCTACGCAACCCACGAAGAAAAGCACTGTTCGACCCACCACGCGCCCCACATCTGGTCTCGTGCTCATTCCCCAGAAGAAACCGCCCACTACCACGACGACCACCACGACGGAGGTGCCTCTGGAGCCGGAGGGTCTGGACGAGATCGGCAACAACATTGTGGACCCCGATGAGTGCGGTCAGCAGGAGTACTCAACTGGTAGGATTGTGGGCGGAGTGGAGGCTCCGAATGGTCAGTGGCCATGGATGGCAGCCATTTTTCTCCATGGACCCAAGCGCACGGAGTTCTGGTGCGGTGGTTCGTTGATTGGCACCAAATATATCCTGACAGCTGCGCATTGTACGCGGGACTCGCGTCAAAAACC ATTTGCTGCTCGACAGTTTACGGTTCGCTTGGGTGACATCGATCTGTCAACGGATGCGGAACCCTCTGATCCCGTGACCTTCGCCGTCAAGGAAGTGCGCACCCATGAGCG ATTCTCCCGCATTGGATTCTACAATGACATTGCCATCCTTGTTTTGGATAAGCCCGTGAGGAAATCAAAGTATGTAATCCCTGTCTGCCTGCCAAAGGGAATCAGGATGCCGCCCAAGGAACGGCTTCCCGGACGTAGAGCCACCGTTGTGGGCTGGGGCACCACCTACTACGGTGGTAAGGAGTCCACCAGCCAACGACAGGCGGAACTGCCCATTTGGCGGAATGAGGATTGCGACCGCAGTTACTTCCAGCCTATCAACGAGAACTTCATCTGCGCAGGATACTCCGATGGCGGAGTGGATGCTTGTCAG GGCGATTCTGGCGGTCCTTTGATGATGCGATATGATTCCCACTGGGTTCAACTGGGAGTGGTGTCCTTTGGCAACAAGTGTGGTGAGCCGGGATATCCAG GTGTCTATACTCGAGTCACTGAATACCTTGACTGGATACGCGATCACACGAGGGATTAA